The Mercurialis annua linkage group LG8, ddMerAnnu1.2, whole genome shotgun sequence genome window below encodes:
- the LOC126661747 gene encoding uncharacterized protein LOC126661747 — protein MTEELGREPTLAELHVRLHLTKAYRTVFVDKRSKDKNDRFQAELAAVTQSQAAGEGSSSTPEPIDENELFLSLEAIKKQRVYDIGSASASYIGQSSRLRRGGSSQSQQQAVVSEEIEQRIAREVEERLEQRMRTVEAGFEERVEQRIRTVEAGFDERIRTELARLMTTLPPELRPQFPPPPPPLADGTTSL, from the exons atg ACTGAGGAGCTCGGTCGAGAGCCCACTTTAGCTGAGTTGCATGTAAGGTTGCACCTGACCAAAGCTTATCGGACTGTCTTCGTTGACAAGAgatcaaaggataaaaat GACCGTTTCCAGGCAGAGCTTGCTGCAGTGACCCAGTCTCAGGCGGCTGGGGAAGGGAGTTCGTCGACTCCAGAGCCGATCGACGAGAACGAGTTGTTTTTGTCTCTCGAGGCAATCAAGAAGCAGCGAGTCTACGACATTGGTTCGGCTTCAGCATCCTACATCGGCCAGAGCAGCCGATTGCGCCGCGGCGGATCATCCCAGTCACAGCAGCAGGCGGTCGTCAGTGAGGAGATTGAGCAGCGCATTGCTAGAGAGGTTGAGGAGCGACTCGAGCAGCGGATgcgtactgtggaggcgggttttgaagagcgggtcgagcagcggatccgtactgtggaggcgggtttcgacgagcggatccgtactgagcTTGCGCGACTGATGACTACACTCCCACCGGAGTTACGACCGCAGTTTCCCCCACCTCCACCTCCACTGGCTGACGGCACTACTAGTTTGTAG
- the LOC130014897 gene encoding uncharacterized protein LOC130014897 has product MKLCVSFILILATELLSVAKNKINETQQPVFFHFRNLIEKKSAAAGVFFHLLPPASSSICCRRSPSSAGLFLPLVSLLRCSSYSLLPELNRCRPPLTGHRTSVLSLLRLFLLSSTHTIFTIHILFSFAVLLFNKNESRPQQDVYEA; this is encoded by the exons ATGAAACTCTGCGTTTCATTTAtcttgattttagcgacggaattactgtccgtcgctaaaaacaAGATAAATGAAACGCAGCAGCCGGTCTTCTTCCATTTCAGAAacctaattgaaaaaaaaagtgctGCCGCCGGTGTCTTCTTTCATCTGCTGCCGCCGGCGTCTTCTTCTATCTGCTGCCGCCGGTCTCCCTCCTCCGCTGGTCTCTTTCTTCCTCTGGTCTCCCTCCTCCGCTGCTCCTCCTATTCCCTACTGCCGGAGCTAAACCGCTGCCGTCCTCCTCTCACCGGCCACCGCACATCT GTTTTGTCCTTATTACGGTTATTCCTATTGTCGTCCACCCACACCATTTTTACCATCCACATTCTCTTCTCatttgcggttctgctcttcaacaa AAATGAATCCAGACCGCAGCAGGATGTATACGAGGCATGA
- the LOC130014961 gene encoding uncharacterized protein LOC130014961: protein MNPDRSWMYTRHDRGFLPPDFFPNLEEFVNFAVQQPECMSGEEIKCPCSRTKCRNTNFRDVEVLKLHVLQSGFVPDYYVRIHHGEVNVPPVVQQPANEYDYYNEGGGDLNSGQRMVIDAAGPEVFVEETPNDEAQKFFDMMSAAEDEIWPGNSRHSPLSASVEILDIKCRHQGSISLIDDTCRLLQELLPENNKMPKNYVYERFGFFFCRPRPGKGYWSGTWTWMRPWRPRAGST, encoded by the exons ATGAATCCagaccgcagttggatgtatacGAGGCATGACAGAGGCTTCCTGCCGCCAGATTTTTTCCCTAATCTTGAAGAGTTCGTGAATTTTGCTGTACAACAACCCGAGTGTATGAGTGGGGAAGAGATAAAATGCCCATGTTCTAGGACAAAATGTAGAAATACGAATTTTCGAGATGTCGAAGTTCTGAAACTACATGTCTTGCAATCTGGGTTTGTTCCAGATTACTATGTCAGGATTCACCACGGTGAGGTGAATGTCCCTCCTGTAGTTCAGCAGCCGGCTAATGAATACGATTACTATAATGAGGGAGGGGGAGATTTAAACTCTggtcagagaatggttattgatgcTGCTGGTCCCGAAGTTTTTGTGGAAGAGACCCCGAATGACGAAGCTCAGAAGTTTTTTGATATGATGAGTGCGGCAGAAGATGAAATATGGCCGGGAAATAGCAGACACTCACCCCTGTCCGcatctgttgaaattttggatattaagtGTCGACATCAGGGGTCGATATCGTTGATTGATGACACCTGCCGTTTATTACAAGAACTGCTTCCAGAGAACAACAAAATGCCGAAAAATTATGT ATATGAGAGGTTCGGGTTCTTCTTCTGCCGGCCGAGGCCGGGGAAGGGATACTGGTCAGGGACGTGGACGTGGATGCGGCCGTGGCGACCCAGAGCAGGATCCACTTGA
- the LOC126661749 gene encoding uncharacterized protein LOC126661749 — MNGEEIKCPCSRTKCRNTNFRDVEVVKLHVLQSGFVPDYYVWIHHGEVNVPPVVQQPVNEYDYYTEGGGDLNSDEKMCHPSDSPAWKRFSELHTDFADETRNIRLGLCTDGFQPFGSFGTQYSSWPVIVTPYNLPPGMCMKDEFMFLTILVPGPGNPKDQMDIFLQPLIAELNQLWESGIRTYNLLPPEVWEPLTELSIFFRELTATSLKKADLERLDLDIPKILCKLERIFPPSFFNSMEHLPVHLPYEAMMAGPVQYRWMYPFERYLRKLKNKVSNKGRVEGSISSGYLLEETAKFASFYFKDGDPMLPCRMQRNEVCEMDVDDDVDRLSIFKPKGRPIGASRNRYLDDVEYNAARSYILLNCTEIEPFREVFEGELYEINPEITQTEVVVKLESEFAFWFEQYVKDQTVCTNPYILSLAEGPLRSVKTFKGYCVNGFKFNTEEYGEDRVTMNSGVCVKGSLYGPAESDFYGVLTDIIELEYPALPIKRTVLFKCNWFDPTKKVGMLAHPRYNIVDVNHRKRYNKYEPFILAEQSDQVHYLPYPSKRRDKKDWWAVCKIKARSEIDMPETTVPAFQDDSADHLLDVITNEEPTNLVDPNGEADEAALHNPPLVETEDDYPPSSSDDEDIGAAYNIEIA, encoded by the exons ATGAATGGAGAAGAGATAAAATGCCCCTGTTCTAGGACAAAATGTAGAAATACGAATTTTCGAGATGTCGAAGTTGTGAAACTACATGTCTTGCAGTCTGGGTTTGTTCcagattactatgtctggatTCACCACGGTGAGGTGAATGTCCCTCCTGTTGTTCAGCAGCCGGTTAATGAATACGATTACTATACTGAGGGAGGGGGAGATTTAAACTCCg acgAGAAGATGTGTCATCCTTCTGACTCTCCGGCGTGGAAACGGTTCAGTGAGTTGCATACAGATTTTGCcgatgaaacaagaaatatcagactAGGCTTATGTACTGacgggtttcaaccatttggtagtTTTGGAACACAATATTCTTCCTGGCCAGTCATTGTGACGCCGTATAATCTGCCTccaggcatgtgcatgaaggatgagtttatgtttttgaCAATACTTGTCCCGGGACCTGGAAATCCAAAAGACCAGATGGATATATTCCTGCAGCCGTTAATAGCGGAGTTGAATCAATTGTGGGAATCTGGAATTCGGACGTATAAC CTTCTTCCGCCCGAAGTGTGGGAGCCTTTAACAGAGCTAAGTATCTTCTTCAGAGAATTAACTGCCACATCGCTGAAAAAGGCAGATCTTGAGAGATTGGATCTTGATATCCCGAAGATACTGTGCAAGTTGGAACGTATTTTTCCACCGAGTTTTTTTAATTCGATGGAACATCTCCCCGTACACCTTCCatacgaagctatgatggcaggacctGTTCAGTATCGTTGGATGTATCCGTTTGAAAG ATACCTgagaaaactcaaaaataaggTCTCGAATAAAGGCAGAGTGGAAGGAAGCATCAGCAGCGGATATTTATTAGAGGAAACAGCGAAATTTGCATCTTTCTATTTCAAGGATGGTGATCCGATGCTACCATGTCGGatgcaaagaaatgaagtttgcGAAATGGACGTTGATGATGATGTCGACAGATTATCcattttcaaaccgaaagggCGACCTATAGGTGCTTCTCGGAACAGATATCTGGATGATGTTGAATATAATGCTGCCCGAAGCTATATCCTTCTGAATTGCACTGAAATCGAACCTTTCAGAGA AGTTTTTGAAGGCGAGTTGTATGAAATCAACCCCGAAATCACACAGACCGAAGTTGTAGTCAAGTTGGAGAGTGAATTCGCCTTTTGGTTCGagcaatat GTGAAAGACCAAACTGTCTGTACCAATCCCTATATTCTAAGTCTTGCAGAAGGACCGCTTAGATCGGTCAAAACATTCAAGGGGTATTGTGTGAACGGGTTTAAATTCAATACTGAAGAATATGGGGAGGATCGGGTTACAATGAATAGCGGAGTTTGTGTAAAAGGATCACTCTACGGCCCGGCTGAAAGcgacttttatggagtgttgACTGACATTATcgagttagagtatccagctctaCCGATAAAAAGGACGGtcttatttaaatgtaattggtttGATCCTACGAAAAAAGTTGGTATGTTAGCCCATCCTCGGTATAACATAGTGGATGTTAATCACAGAAAGAGGTACAACAAATATGAACCCTTCATTTTAGCTGAACAGTCCGATCAAGTACATTACTTACCTTATCCTAGCAAAAGGCGAGACAAAAAAGACTGGTGGGCAGTATGCAAGATAAAAGCTCGCTCTGAGATAGACATGCCTGAAACAACTGTTCCAGCTTTCCAAGATGATAGTGCAGATCATCTGCTCGATGTCATAACAAATGAAGAACCGACAAATTTAGTTGATCCGAATGGCGAGGCGGACGAGGCTGCATTACACAACCCTCCATTAGTAGAGACGGAAGATGATTATCCACCATCTTCATCAGACGATGAAGACATTGGAGCGGCATATAATATAGAAATTGCATGA